In one Salipiger abyssi genomic region, the following are encoded:
- the ftsH gene encoding ATP-dependent zinc metalloprotease FtsH — MGNARNIAFWVVLFLLILALFNLFSGGGSTLQSREISYSDFVQAVDDQNVSSVTIDGEQIRYRSNDGTDYVTVKPEDAQVTDMLIDKGVVVRAEQQEQSGFQAFLLSLLPFLLLIGVWIYFMNRMQGGGKGGAMGFGKSKAKLLTEKHGRVTFDDVAGIDEAKEELEEIVEFLRNPQKFSRLGGKIPKGALLVGPPGTGKTLLARAIAGEAGVPFFTISGSDFVEMFVGVGASRVRDMFEQAKKNAPCIVFIDEIDAVGRNRGSGYGGGNDEREQTLNQLLVEMDGFEANEGVIIVAATNRRDVLDPALLRPGRFDRQVTVPNPDIKGREKILGVHARKTPLGPDVDLRIIARGTPGFSGADLANLVNEAALMAARVGRRFVTMEDFENAKDKVMMGAERRSMVLTPEQKEKTAYHEAGHAVVGLTLPQCDPVYKATIIPRGGALGMVVSLPEIDRLNWHKSECEEKLAMTMAGKAAEIIKYGEPNVSNGPAGDIQQASALARAMVLRWGMSDKIGNIDYSEAHEGYQGNTAGLSVSAHTKELIEDEVRRFIQEAYERAYQILTERQEDWERLAKGLLEYETLTGEEIKRVMRGEPPHSGDDTDTESDDDTPSVTAIPKTKPKAKPAGEGGLEPEPSA, encoded by the coding sequence TTGGGCAACGCACGCAATATCGCCTTCTGGGTGGTCCTGTTCCTTCTGATCCTGGCGCTGTTCAACCTGTTCTCGGGTGGTGGCAGCACGCTGCAAAGCCGCGAAATCAGCTATTCCGATTTTGTGCAGGCGGTGGATGACCAGAACGTCAGTTCGGTCACGATAGACGGTGAACAGATCCGCTACCGCAGCAATGACGGCACCGATTACGTCACGGTCAAACCCGAGGACGCGCAGGTCACCGACATGCTGATCGACAAAGGCGTGGTCGTGCGCGCCGAGCAGCAGGAGCAATCGGGCTTTCAGGCCTTCCTGCTGAGCCTGCTGCCCTTCCTGCTGCTGATCGGCGTCTGGATCTACTTCATGAACCGGATGCAGGGCGGCGGCAAAGGCGGCGCAATGGGCTTTGGCAAATCCAAGGCCAAGCTGCTGACCGAAAAGCACGGGCGTGTGACCTTCGACGATGTCGCGGGCATCGACGAGGCCAAGGAAGAGCTGGAGGAGATCGTCGAATTCCTCCGCAACCCGCAGAAATTCTCCCGCCTCGGCGGCAAGATCCCCAAGGGGGCGCTGCTGGTGGGCCCTCCGGGCACCGGTAAGACGCTGCTCGCACGCGCCATCGCGGGCGAGGCCGGCGTGCCTTTCTTCACCATTTCGGGCTCCGATTTCGTCGAGATGTTCGTCGGTGTCGGCGCCAGCCGCGTGCGCGACATGTTCGAGCAGGCCAAGAAGAACGCCCCCTGTATCGTCTTCATCGACGAGATCGACGCCGTGGGCCGCAACCGTGGCTCGGGCTATGGCGGCGGCAATGACGAGCGCGAACAGACCCTCAACCAGCTTCTGGTCGAGATGGACGGGTTCGAGGCCAATGAAGGCGTGATCATCGTCGCGGCCACCAACCGCCGCGATGTGCTCGACCCGGCGCTGCTGCGCCCCGGCCGGTTCGACCGTCAGGTCACCGTGCCGAACCCCGATATCAAGGGTCGCGAAAAGATCCTCGGCGTGCATGCGCGCAAGACTCCTCTGGGCCCCGATGTCGACCTGCGCATCATCGCGCGCGGCACCCCCGGTTTCTCGGGCGCGGATCTCGCCAACCTGGTGAATGAGGCGGCGCTGATGGCCGCGCGTGTGGGCCGCCGCTTTGTCACGATGGAAGATTTCGAGAACGCCAAGGACAAGGTCATGATGGGCGCGGAACGCCGCTCCATGGTGCTGACCCCCGAGCAGAAGGAAAAGACCGCCTATCACGAGGCCGGCCACGCGGTGGTGGGGCTGACCCTTCCGCAATGCGATCCGGTCTACAAGGCGACGATCATTCCGCGCGGCGGGGCACTGGGTATGGTGGTCTCGCTGCCCGAGATCGACCGGCTGAACTGGCACAAATCCGAGTGTGAGGAAAAGCTTGCCATGACCATGGCCGGCAAGGCCGCCGAGATCATCAAATACGGCGAGCCCAACGTCTCGAACGGCCCGGCGGGCGACATCCAGCAGGCCAGCGCGCTGGCGCGCGCCATGGTGCTGCGCTGGGGCATGTCGGACAAGATCGGCAATATCGACTATTCCGAAGCGCATGAGGGCTATCAGGGCAACACCGCCGGCCTCTCGGTTTCGGCGCATACCAAAGAGCTGATCGAGGATGAGGTGCGCCGCTTCATCCAGGAAGCCTATGAGCGCGCCTACCAGATCCTGACCGAGCGTCAGGAAGACTGGGAGCGTCTGGCCAAGGGGCTGCTCGAATACGAGACCCTGACCGGCGAAGAGATCAAGCGCGTGATGCGCGGCGAGCCGCCGCATTCCGGCGACGACACCGATACGGAATCCGATGACGACACGCCGAGCGTCACCGCCATTCCCAAGACCAAGCCCAAGGCGAAACCCGCTGGTGAAGGCGGGCTGGAGCCTGAGCCCTCCGCATGA
- a CDS encoding DUF1491 family protein, with amino-acid sequence MARLTTRFWVDAYLARLSFQNIPAYVTAHGDDTAGAVLVKLATLDGKARAFTRGFDLMSGERKWTELAAGDEREVDASVAKQRGFDPDLWVIEVEDRQGRHLLDEDGLS; translated from the coding sequence ATGGCCCGGCTGACCACGCGGTTCTGGGTCGATGCCTATCTGGCGCGGCTGTCTTTCCAGAACATCCCCGCCTATGTGACCGCCCATGGCGACGACACCGCCGGCGCGGTGCTGGTGAAACTCGCCACGCTCGACGGCAAGGCCCGCGCCTTCACGCGCGGTTTCGACCTGATGTCGGGCGAACGGAAATGGACCGAGCTCGCCGCCGGAGACGAGCGCGAGGTCGATGCCTCGGTTGCCAAACAGCGCGGTTTCGACCCGGATCTCTGGGTGATCGAGGTTGAGGACCGGCAGGGCCGGCATCTGCTCGACGAGGACGGGCTGAGCTAA
- the lepB gene encoding signal peptidase I, whose translation MAKEKEAGGFLETVKTVVYALLIAGVFRTLFFQPFWIPSGSMKDTLLIGDFLFVNKMSYGYSYASCPSIRLPAIGIDIDAKDVCGWLGGDNERLFGSEPERGDIVVFRHPVTGRDFIKRLIGLPGDRIQVKNGLLYINDEPVEVERNGTFTEVAEPQGPQQLRPRCENGPVGTGGVCEKSRWTETLPNGKTHDILNIAMQGSDNTRVYTVPAGNYFMMGDNRDNSSDSRVPNAAGGVGFVPFENLIGRANRVVFSSAGRSMLFFWTWRADRFFHKLQ comes from the coding sequence ATGGCGAAAGAGAAAGAGGCGGGCGGGTTTCTGGAAACCGTCAAGACGGTGGTCTATGCGCTGCTGATCGCGGGCGTGTTCCGGACCCTGTTCTTCCAGCCGTTCTGGATCCCCTCGGGCTCGATGAAGGACACGCTGCTCATCGGCGATTTCCTCTTCGTCAACAAGATGAGCTACGGCTATTCCTACGCCTCCTGCCCCTCGATCCGCCTGCCCGCCATCGGCATCGACATCGACGCAAAGGATGTCTGCGGCTGGCTCGGCGGTGACAACGAGCGCCTGTTCGGCTCCGAGCCCGAGCGCGGCGATATCGTCGTGTTCCGCCACCCGGTCACGGGCCGCGATTTCATCAAGCGGCTGATCGGCCTGCCGGGCGACCGCATTCAGGTGAAGAACGGGCTGCTCTACATCAATGACGAGCCGGTCGAGGTCGAGCGCAACGGCACCTTCACCGAGGTCGCCGAGCCGCAGGGCCCGCAACAGCTGCGCCCGCGCTGCGAAAACGGCCCCGTGGGCACTGGCGGCGTCTGCGAAAAGTCGCGCTGGACCGAGACGCTGCCGAACGGCAAGACCCATGACATCCTGAACATCGCGATGCAGGGCTCGGACAACACCCGCGTCTATACCGTGCCTGCCGGCAACTATTTCATGATGGGCGACAACCGCGACAACTCGTCCGACAGCCGCGTGCCCAATGCCGCCGGCGGCGTCGGCTTCGTGCCCTTCGAAAACCTCATCGGCCGCGCGAACCGCGTGGTCTTCTCCTCCGCCGGACGCTCCATGCTGTTCTTCTGGACCTGGCGCGCCGACCGTTTCTTCCACAAGCTGCAATGA
- the rnc gene encoding ribonuclease III: protein MKRSAEIEALEARLGLRFERPDLLRRALTHSSMSGPGREDNQRLEFLGDRVLGLVMAEALLAGDRKASEGQLAPRYNALVRKEACAEVAREVDLGAALKLGRSEMMSGGRRKMALLGDAMEAVIAAVYLDAGFDAAKEMILRLWGDRVAQVEADARDAKTSLQEWAQARGMAPPAYVETGRSGPDHAPVFTIEARLDNGATAQATAGSKRKAEQQAAAALLDKVGKGD, encoded by the coding sequence ATGAAGCGCTCTGCCGAGATAGAAGCGCTCGAGGCGCGTCTCGGCCTGCGTTTCGAGCGGCCAGACCTGCTGCGCCGGGCGCTGACGCATTCCTCGATGTCCGGGCCCGGGCGCGAGGACAACCAGCGGCTGGAATTCCTCGGCGACCGGGTGCTCGGGCTGGTGATGGCCGAGGCGCTGCTGGCCGGTGACCGCAAGGCCTCCGAAGGCCAGCTCGCGCCGCGCTACAACGCGCTGGTGCGCAAGGAGGCCTGCGCCGAAGTGGCGCGCGAGGTCGATCTGGGCGCGGCGCTGAAACTCGGGCGGTCCGAGATGATGTCGGGCGGGCGGCGCAAGATGGCGCTGCTCGGCGACGCGATGGAGGCGGTGATCGCCGCAGTCTATCTCGATGCCGGGTTCGACGCGGCCAAGGAGATGATCCTGCGGCTCTGGGGCGATCGGGTTGCGCAGGTCGAGGCCGATGCGCGCGACGCCAAGACCTCGCTTCAGGAATGGGCGCAGGCGCGCGGCATGGCGCCGCCCGCCTATGTCGAAACCGGGCGCTCCGGCCCGGATCACGCCCCGGTCTTCACCATCGAAGCGCGGCTGGACAACGGCGCAACGGCACAGGCCACCGCCGGCTCCAAGCGCAAGGCCGAGCAGCAGGCCGCGGCGGCACTGCTCGACAAGGTGGGCAAGGGTGACTGA
- a CDS encoding DMT family transporter, with translation MTDRSAASGSNALGALFMVVAMTLFAVEDALFKSVAPGLPPGEATLIFGLTGTCLYVCMTLFAREPVLHPAILRRPLLIRTGFEIVGRLFFALSLAYTPLSVTSSILQAAPLVVTAGAALILQEHVGARRWIAMAVGFLGVLMILRPTPEAFRADALLAVAGMIGFAMRDLYTRASPPAVSTNQLGVLGFAVIIVAGLVMLPFDPAPPRLPAGTELGRLLLTGAVGVTAYTALTRAMRTGEVSVVAPFRYSRLLVALVFAFLFFGERPDLWTLAGGALIVCSGIYTLIRSGRMPSGPEGRNGVKRSDHRSGKRK, from the coding sequence GTGACTGACCGCAGCGCGGCCTCCGGCAGCAACGCGCTGGGTGCCCTGTTCATGGTCGTCGCCATGACGCTCTTTGCCGTCGAGGACGCGCTGTTCAAATCCGTCGCTCCGGGCCTGCCCCCCGGCGAGGCGACGCTGATCTTCGGCCTCACCGGCACCTGTCTCTATGTCTGCATGACGCTTTTCGCGCGCGAGCCGGTGCTGCACCCGGCGATTCTGCGCCGCCCGCTGCTGATCCGCACCGGGTTCGAGATCGTCGGGCGGCTGTTCTTTGCCCTGTCGCTGGCCTACACGCCGCTTTCGGTCACCTCCTCGATCCTTCAGGCGGCGCCGCTTGTGGTGACGGCGGGCGCGGCCCTCATCCTGCAAGAACATGTGGGCGCGCGGCGCTGGATCGCCATGGCGGTGGGCTTTCTCGGCGTGCTGATGATCCTGCGCCCCACGCCCGAGGCGTTCCGCGCCGACGCGCTGCTGGCGGTGGCGGGGATGATCGGCTTTGCCATGCGCGATCTCTACACCCGCGCCAGCCCGCCCGCCGTATCCACAAATCAGCTCGGCGTGCTGGGCTTTGCGGTGATCATCGTCGCGGGGCTGGTCATGCTGCCCTTCGACCCGGCACCGCCACGCCTGCCCGCGGGCACCGAGCTGGGGCGGCTGCTGCTGACCGGGGCTGTCGGGGTCACCGCCTATACCGCGCTCACCCGCGCCATGCGCACCGGCGAGGTCTCGGTGGTGGCGCCGTTCCGCTATTCGCGGCTGCTGGTGGCGCTGGTCTTTGCCTTCCTGTTCTTCGGCGAGCGCCCGGATCTCTGGACGCTGGCGGGCGGTGCGCTGATCGTTTGCAGCGGCATCTACACGCTGATCCGCAGCGGACGCATGCCCTCTGGTCCGGAGGGGCGCAATGGGGTAAAGCGCTCGGATCACCGCAGCGGGAAACGCAAATGA
- a CDS encoding MOSC domain-containing protein, with amino-acid sequence MPALKPTDFHATIRWLGRVPEAGKGLRSEAVERLELGFEGPVGERHSGLTRASCSRVLKQHPRGTTIRNSRQISMMSVEEIAAIAERMGLATLEPEWLGATVVVEGLPDLSHIPPSSRLQGPDGVTLAVDMENRPCVLPGREIEQEHAGIGARFKPAAAGRRGVVAWVERPGALHLGDALRLHIPDQPVWAHIEAVLR; translated from the coding sequence ATGCCCGCGCTGAAACCCACCGATTTTCACGCCACGATCCGCTGGCTGGGCCGCGTGCCCGAGGCCGGAAAGGGGCTGCGTTCGGAGGCGGTCGAGCGGCTGGAACTGGGCTTTGAGGGGCCCGTTGGCGAGCGGCATTCGGGCCTCACCCGCGCCTCGTGCAGCCGCGTGCTCAAGCAGCATCCGCGCGGCACCACGATCCGCAACAGCCGGCAGATCTCGATGATGTCGGTCGAGGAGATCGCCGCCATCGCCGAACGCATGGGGCTGGCCACGCTGGAGCCGGAATGGCTGGGCGCCACGGTGGTGGTCGAGGGGCTGCCGGATCTCTCGCATATCCCGCCCTCCTCGCGCTTGCAGGGGCCGGACGGGGTGACGCTGGCGGTGGATATGGAAAACCGCCCCTGCGTGCTGCCCGGGCGCGAGATCGAGCAGGAGCATGCGGGCATCGGGGCGCGGTTCAAGCCGGCGGCGGCGGGCCGGCGCGGGGTGGTGGCCTGGGTCGAGCGCCCCGGCGCGCTGCATCTGGGCGACGCGCTGCGCCTGCACATCCCCGACCAGCCGGTCTGGGCGCATATCGAGGCGGTGCTGCGTTAG
- the glpK gene encoding glycerol kinase GlpK: protein MSHILAIDQGTTSSRAILFDEALKIVAVSQEEFTQHYPESGWVEHECSDLWTTTAATCRGVMEKAGVRATDIAGIGITNQRETTLVWDRKTGKPIHNAIVWQDRRTSAFCHELKDAGHEPTVTEKTGLLLDPYFSATKVAWILDHVEGARARAEAGELAFGTVDSWLIWNLTEGHTHVTDATNAARTMLYDIRKGRWSSTMCEMLGIPMSMLPEVKDCAADFGMARADLFGAEIPILGVAGDQQAATIGQACFSPGMLKSTYGTGCFALLNTGEELVTSQNRLLSTIAYQLDGKRTYALEGSIFIAGAVVQWLRDGLRIIRDAKETQALAEAADASQGLVLVPAFTGLGAPYWNAECRGAVFGLTRNSGPQEFARAALESVGYQTRDLLEAMHADWSGAGEAALRVDGGMSASDWAMQFLADITGAPVDRPQVLETTAMGAAWLAGQRAGIYPDMAGFAETWALERQFDPAMEDAAREEKYAAWKRAVAAAQAF from the coding sequence ATGAGCCATATTCTTGCAATCGACCAGGGCACGACGTCCAGCCGGGCGATCCTGTTCGACGAGGCGCTGAAGATCGTCGCGGTCTCGCAGGAGGAATTCACGCAGCATTACCCCGAGTCGGGCTGGGTCGAACACGAGTGTTCGGATCTCTGGACCACCACCGCCGCCACCTGCCGCGGGGTGATGGAAAAGGCCGGCGTGCGGGCGACCGATATCGCTGGGATCGGCATCACCAACCAGCGCGAGACGACGCTGGTCTGGGACCGCAAGACCGGCAAACCGATCCACAATGCCATCGTCTGGCAGGACCGGCGGACCTCGGCCTTCTGCCACGAGCTGAAGGATGCCGGGCACGAGCCCACGGTGACGGAAAAGACCGGGCTGCTGCTCGATCCCTATTTCTCCGCCACCAAGGTGGCGTGGATCCTCGACCATGTGGAGGGTGCCCGCGCCCGCGCCGAGGCCGGCGAGCTTGCCTTTGGTACCGTCGATAGCTGGCTGATCTGGAACCTCACCGAAGGCCACACCCATGTGACCGACGCCACCAACGCGGCGCGGACGATGCTCTACGATATCCGCAAGGGGCGCTGGTCCTCGACCATGTGCGAGATGCTGGGTATCCCGATGTCGATGCTGCCCGAGGTCAAGGATTGCGCCGCCGATTTCGGCATGGCACGGGCGGATCTTTTCGGCGCCGAGATCCCGATCCTGGGCGTTGCCGGCGACCAGCAGGCGGCGACCATCGGGCAGGCCTGTTTCAGCCCCGGCATGCTGAAATCCACATACGGCACGGGCTGTTTCGCGCTGCTCAACACCGGCGAGGAGCTGGTGACCTCGCAGAACCGGCTGCTCTCGACCATCGCCTACCAGCTCGACGGCAAGCGCACCTATGCGCTCGAAGGCTCGATCTTCATCGCCGGCGCGGTGGTGCAATGGCTGCGCGACGGGCTGCGCATCATCCGCGATGCCAAGGAGACGCAGGCGCTGGCCGAGGCGGCGGATGCCTCGCAGGGGCTGGTGTTGGTGCCGGCCTTCACCGGGCTCGGCGCGCCCTACTGGAACGCCGAATGCCGGGGCGCGGTCTTTGGCCTCACGCGCAACAGCGGGCCGCAGGAATTCGCCCGCGCGGCGCTGGAGAGCGTCGGCTATCAGACCCGCGACCTGCTGGAGGCGATGCATGCGGACTGGTCCGGCGCCGGCGAGGCGGCGCTGCGTGTCGATGGCGGCATGAGCGCCAGCGACTGGGCGATGCAGTTCCTTGCCGATATCACCGGTGCGCCGGTGGATCGGCCGCAGGTGCTGGAGACCACGGCGATGGGCGCGGCCTGGCTCGCCGGGCAGCGCGCGGGGATCTATCCCGACATGGCGGGGTTTGCCGAGACCTGGGCGCTGGAACGTCAGTTCGATCCGGCGATGGAGGATGCGGCGCGCGAGGAGAAATACGCCGCCTGGAAACGCGCGGTGGCGGCGGCGCAGGCGTTCTGA
- the era gene encoding GTPase Era: MTTRAGFVALIGEPNAGKSTLTNRMVGAKVSIVTHKVQTTRTRIRGVAMEGESQLVFVDTPGLFKPRRRLDRAMVAAAWGGAADADIIVLLVEAHRGVTEGVERILEGLADLPKGRKVALAINKIDRVEAPALLALTKELNDRYAFAQTFMISAERGHGVEALRKWLAEELPEGPWLYPEDQIADLPMRMIAAEMTREKLTLRLHQELPYQLTVETENWEERKDGSARIDQMIYVARDGHKGIVLGKKGETIKAVSQAARAEIEEFLGRKVHLFLQVKVRENWLEEAERYSEMGLDFKDGN; this comes from the coding sequence ATGACCACACGCGCCGGATTCGTCGCCCTGATCGGAGAGCCCAACGCGGGCAAATCCACCCTCACCAACCGCATGGTGGGGGCCAAGGTGAGCATCGTCACCCACAAGGTGCAGACCACCCGCACCCGCATTCGCGGCGTGGCGATGGAGGGCGAGAGCCAGCTGGTCTTTGTCGACACGCCCGGCCTCTTCAAACCGCGCCGCCGGCTCGACCGCGCCATGGTGGCGGCGGCCTGGGGGGGCGCGGCGGATGCCGATATCATCGTGCTGCTGGTCGAGGCGCATCGCGGCGTGACGGAAGGCGTGGAGCGCATTCTGGAAGGGCTCGCCGATCTGCCCAAGGGCCGCAAGGTGGCGCTGGCGATCAACAAGATCGACCGGGTCGAGGCCCCGGCGCTGCTGGCGCTGACCAAGGAGCTCAACGACCGCTACGCCTTTGCCCAGACCTTCATGATTTCGGCCGAGCGCGGCCACGGGGTCGAGGCGCTGCGCAAATGGCTGGCCGAAGAGCTTCCCGAAGGCCCCTGGCTCTATCCCGAGGACCAGATCGCCGATCTGCCCATGCGGATGATCGCCGCCGAGATGACACGCGAAAAGCTGACCCTGCGGCTGCATCAGGAGCTGCCCTATCAGCTCACCGTCGAGACCGAGAACTGGGAAGAGCGCAAGGACGGCTCGGCCCGGATCGACCAGATGATCTATGTCGCCCGCGACGGCCACAAGGGCATCGTGCTGGGCAAGAAGGGCGAGACCATCAAGGCGGTGAGCCAGGCGGCCCGCGCCGAGATCGAGGAATTCCTCGGTCGCAAGGTGCATCTCTTCCTTCAGGTAAAGGTCCGCGAGAACTGGCTCGAAGAGGCCGAGCGCTATTCCGAGATGGGGCTCGATTTCAAGGACGGCAACTGA
- a CDS encoding methyltransferase domain-containing protein, with protein sequence MSGTSQNDWDPGLYGRFRGLRLRPAIDLLRSVGPLPEGEVVDLGCGNGAVGPALKQLGRRLTGVDLSPAMLEEARATGAYDALVEADVATWRPETPPALIFSNATLQWLRGHETLLPQLVRLLAPGGTLAVQVPHQNNAPSHRLWLSLAEEFFPGRVDPGKLPGVLLPAEYHRILSPLGQVSLWETEYYQELAPDGTGHPVRRFTDATFTRPIKAPLSAEEQARLDMAYEDVIGSAYPVQPNGHVLFPFRRMFFTVTR encoded by the coding sequence ATGAGCGGCACATCGCAGAACGACTGGGACCCCGGACTCTATGGCAGATTCCGGGGTCTTCGTTTGCGCCCCGCCATCGACCTGCTGCGCAGCGTCGGCCCGCTGCCCGAGGGCGAGGTGGTGGATCTGGGCTGCGGCAATGGCGCGGTCGGCCCGGCGCTGAAACAGCTCGGGCGCAGACTGACCGGGGTCGATCTGAGCCCCGCCATGCTGGAGGAGGCGCGCGCGACCGGCGCCTATGACGCTCTTGTCGAGGCGGATGTCGCCACCTGGCGCCCCGAGACGCCGCCGGCGCTGATCTTTTCCAATGCGACGCTGCAATGGCTGCGCGGTCACGAGACGCTGCTGCCGCAGCTCGTCCGGCTGCTGGCGCCCGGCGGCACGCTGGCGGTGCAGGTGCCGCATCAGAACAACGCGCCCTCGCACAGGCTCTGGCTGTCGCTGGCCGAGGAGTTCTTTCCCGGGCGCGTCGATCCCGGCAAGCTGCCCGGTGTGCTGCTGCCTGCCGAATATCACCGCATCCTGAGCCCGCTGGGGCAGGTCTCGCTCTGGGAGACGGAATATTACCAGGAGCTGGCGCCCGACGGCACCGGGCATCCGGTGCGGCGCTTTACCGATGCGACCTTCACCCGCCCGATCAAGGCGCCGCTCTCTGCCGAGGAACAGGCGCGGCTGGATATGGCTTATGAGGACGTGATCGGCAGCGCCTATCCGGTGCAGCCGAACGGGCATGTGCTCTTCCCGTTCCGGCGGATGTTCTTTACCGTCACGCGCTGA
- the glpD gene encoding glycerol-3-phosphate dehydrogenase yields MTDQHESKPTDLFIIGGGINGCGIARDAAGRGLSVSLAEMGDLASATSSASTKLFHGGLRYLEYFEFRLVHEALAEREVLLRAMPHISWPMRFVLPYHPSMRFESETPTSKILTLVMPWMKGRRPAWLIRLGLFMYDHLDFGRRKLLPGTSALSLRGTPEGEPLDDRFEKAYEYSDCWVQDSRLVVLNARDAEARGAKIMTRTKALSAKREGDLWRVEVENTETGERSVHFARMLVNAGGPWVGEIIQTTVHLNVREGVRLVRGSHIVTRKLYDHDKCYFFQGTDGRIIFAIPYEEDFTLIGTTDAEHHDPDARPVCTPEEQQYLIDFANRYFKRDISAEDVVWTYSGVRPLYDDGASSATAATRDYTLKVEGGGAPLLNVFGGKITTYRRLAESALDKIAEQLGDVPDAWTAGVPLPGGDFPVNGGPRLVVSLRSAYPFLNEHWARRLVRTYGTETRALLGDAESAEALGRDFGATLTAAEVDWLMDREYARSAEDVLWRRTKLGLHFSEPQVAALQSYMQARGAGKTVDSSV; encoded by the coding sequence GTGACGGATCAGCACGAGAGTAAGCCAACCGACCTTTTCATCATCGGCGGCGGCATCAACGGCTGCGGCATCGCCCGCGACGCGGCGGGCCGGGGCCTGTCGGTGAGCCTGGCCGAAATGGGGGATCTGGCCTCGGCCACCTCCTCGGCCTCGACGAAGCTCTTTCATGGCGGGCTGCGCTATCTGGAGTATTTCGAATTCCGGCTGGTGCATGAGGCGCTGGCCGAGCGCGAGGTGCTGCTGCGCGCCATGCCGCATATCAGCTGGCCGATGCGCTTCGTGCTGCCCTATCACCCCTCGATGCGGTTCGAGAGCGAGACGCCCACCTCGAAAATCCTGACGCTGGTCATGCCCTGGATGAAGGGCCGCCGCCCGGCCTGGCTGATCCGGCTGGGGCTCTTCATGTACGACCATCTGGATTTCGGCCGGCGCAAGCTGCTGCCCGGCACCAGCGCGCTCAGCCTGCGCGGCACGCCCGAGGGCGAACCGCTCGATGACCGGTTCGAGAAGGCCTATGAATATTCCGATTGCTGGGTGCAGGATTCCAGGCTGGTGGTGCTGAACGCCCGCGACGCCGAGGCGCGCGGCGCAAAGATCATGACCCGGACCAAGGCGTTGTCGGCCAAGCGCGAGGGCGATCTCTGGCGGGTCGAGGTGGAGAACACCGAGACCGGCGAGCGCTCGGTGCATTTCGCCCGGATGCTGGTCAATGCCGGTGGGCCCTGGGTGGGCGAGATCATCCAGACCACCGTGCATCTGAACGTGCGCGAGGGCGTGCGGCTGGTGCGCGGCAGCCATATCGTGACGCGCAAGCTCTACGATCACGACAAGTGCTATTTCTTCCAGGGCACCGACGGGCGGATCATCTTTGCGATTCCCTATGAGGAGGACTTCACCCTCATCGGCACCACCGATGCCGAGCATCACGACCCCGATGCGCGCCCGGTCTGCACCCCCGAAGAGCAGCAATATCTGATCGACTTCGCCAACCGCTATTTCAAGCGCGATATCAGCGCCGAGGATGTGGTCTGGACCTATTCCGGCGTGCGCCCGCTCTATGACGACGGTGCCTCCAGCGCCACGGCGGCGACGCGCGATTATACGCTGAAGGTCGAGGGGGGCGGCGCGCCGTTGCTCAATGTCTTCGGCGGCAAGATCACCACCTACCGCCGGCTGGCGGAAAGCGCGCTGGACAAGATCGCCGAGCAGCTCGGCGACGTGCCGGATGCCTGGACGGCGGGTGTGCCGCTGCCGGGCGGCGATTTCCCGGTGAATGGCGGGCCGCGCCTCGTGGTCAGCCTGCGCTCGGCCTATCCGTTCCTCAACGAGCACTGGGCGCGCCGTCTGGTACGCACCTACGGCACCGAGACGCGCGCGCTCTTGGGCGATGCGGAGAGTGCCGAGGCACTGGGGCGCGATTTCGGCGCCACGCTGACCGCCGCCGAGGTCGACTGGCTGATGGACCGCGAATACGCCCGCAGCGCCGAGGATGTGCTCTGGCGCCGTACCAAGCTGGGGCTGCATTTCTCGGAACCGCAGGTCGCCGCGCTGCAAAGCTACATGCAGGCGCGTGGTGCCGGAAAAACCGTCGACAGCAGCGTCTGA